In Planococcus shixiaomingii, the DNA window TCGGAGCAGCTTGGCTGGATGAATTACGGAGAAAAGGGAATCGAGGCAGATGATTTCATCGGCTCGTTCACGAAGCAATGGCAAGACAAAGCAAAGTTCACCATCATTACTGGTGACAAGGACATGCTACAGTTGTTGAATTCATCGGTCGAAATCGCCTTCATGAAAAAAGGCTTCCATGTATACGATGTGTATACGGAAGCCCGTTTCAAAGAAGAATACGGCATTGAACCGACGCAATTTGCAGATGTCAAAGCGTTCATGGGAGATGCCAGCGACGGCTATCCGGGGGTCAAAGGCATCGGGCCAAAAACCGCGCTTCAGCTGATCCAGCAATATGGCTCAACGGATGGCGTACTTGCAGCCATTGACGAACTGAAGCCGGCGCAAAAGAAAAAGATAGAAGAGCATAAGGATATGCTGCTGCTATCTAAAGAGCTGGCGGTTATTAA includes these proteins:
- a CDS encoding 5'-3' exonuclease, which encodes MNEKPHVLLVDGMALLFRSFFATSAVGQYFRTTEGLATNGVQGFARHVLAAKTMMKPTHIAVCWDMGAHTFRTDMFDGYKSNRPAPPEDMLHQFDLAKKVSEQLGWMNYGEKGIEADDFIGSFTKQWQDKAKFTIITGDKDMLQLLNSSVEIAFMKKGFHVYDVYTEARFKEEYGIEPTQFADVKAFMGDASDGYPGVKGIGPKTALQLIQQYGSTDGVLAAIDELKPAQKKKIEEHKDMLLLSKELAVIKCDIPLNVSLDEIIVPNYTSDMVQLFDDQELKLLARQLEKSVAPVNPFE